One window of Thermus hydrothermalis genomic DNA carries:
- a CDS encoding ABC transporter permease yields MRFALFLAWAHLKRRPLQTALALLGIGVGVAVLLAALSLTNGFVSGLVRATLKAYPHLVLFSLGEALPPLPPHPEVERAAPFAATKALLTRPAEGARGPGVDFATLVGLGEGGEALYPELGLRLEPGGIYLGSALMQSLGAVVGDRIYALSATQERVALRVLGSFRTGNYLLDSGYAFVDLGAVEKLSGLKAQGYQVRLKDPWRAKEVGLALAGTRFFPQAWQDTQRTLLEQLSLQKRVLGILVFLIVAVAALGVANLLVLKVVEKTPEIALLRAMGASRATVGLVFALEGVFLGAGGVLLGNLLGYLLCLYLALRPLDLPGELYFLTHLPVEMRPGDFLVVSGASLLATFLSSLLPLFRALRVQPGVVLR; encoded by the coding sequence GTGCGCTTCGCCCTCTTCCTCGCCTGGGCCCACCTAAAGCGAAGACCGCTTCAGACGGCCTTGGCCCTTCTCGGTATAGGGGTGGGGGTGGCGGTGCTCCTCGCCGCCCTTTCCCTCACCAATGGCTTCGTGAGCGGCCTGGTCCGGGCCACGCTCAAGGCGTACCCCCACCTCGTCCTCTTTAGCCTAGGGGAGGCGCTTCCGCCCCTCCCTCCCCACCCCGAGGTGGAGAGGGCGGCGCCCTTCGCCGCCACCAAGGCCCTCCTCACCCGCCCGGCGGAAGGGGCCCGGGGGCCTGGGGTGGACTTCGCCACCTTGGTGGGCCTAGGGGAAGGGGGGGAGGCCCTCTATCCCGAGCTCGGCCTGAGGCTGGAGCCGGGGGGCATCTACCTGGGCTCGGCCCTGATGCAGTCCTTGGGGGCGGTGGTGGGGGACCGGATCTATGCCCTCTCCGCCACCCAGGAGCGGGTGGCGCTTCGGGTCCTGGGGTCCTTTCGCACAGGGAACTATCTCCTGGACTCCGGTTACGCCTTCGTGGACCTGGGCGCCGTGGAAAAGCTTTCGGGCCTAAAGGCCCAGGGCTACCAGGTGCGGCTTAAGGACCCCTGGCGGGCCAAAGAGGTGGGGCTCGCCCTGGCGGGTACCCGCTTCTTCCCCCAGGCCTGGCAGGACACCCAGCGCACCCTCCTGGAGCAGCTTTCCCTGCAAAAGCGGGTTTTGGGCATCCTGGTCTTCCTCATCGTGGCCGTGGCCGCCCTGGGGGTGGCGAACCTCTTGGTGCTCAAGGTGGTGGAGAAGACCCCGGAGATCGCCCTCCTGCGGGCCATGGGCGCCTCGAGGGCCACCGTGGGCTTGGTCTTCGCCCTGGAGGGGGTCTTTTTGGGGGCGGGGGGCGTTCTCCTGGGCAACCTTCTCGGCTACCTCCTCTGCCTCTACCTGGCCCTTCGGCCCTTGGACCTCCCGGGGGAGCTATACTTCCTCACCCACCTGCCGGTGGAGATGCGCCCAGGGGATTTCCTGGTGGTGAGCGGGGCGAGCCTTCTCGCCACCTTCCTCTCCTCCCTCCTTCCCCTTTTCCGCGCCCTCCGGG
- a CDS encoding 3D domain-containing protein — protein MRGLAMTLLLALAIAGGFAQEAKKVLVLQATAYTSSVRETDATPFVTATGMRTRLGVLAVSRDLLKVLPYGTKVRLRDLGSVYGRGKGQFDYLFQGRIFVVADVMHPRMREKVDVWLPDRATAVRFGRRWVALEVVEYPRR, from the coding sequence ATGCGGGGTTTAGCCATGACGCTCCTCCTCGCCCTCGCCATTGCGGGGGGCTTCGCCCAGGAGGCGAAAAAGGTCCTGGTCCTCCAGGCCACGGCCTACACGTCCAGCGTTCGGGAAACCGACGCCACCCCCTTCGTCACCGCCACGGGGATGCGCACCCGGCTTGGGGTGTTGGCGGTGAGCCGGGACCTCCTCAAGGTGCTCCCCTACGGGACCAAGGTGCGCCTACGGGATCTGGGGAGCGTGTACGGGAGGGGGAAGGGCCAGTTTGATTACCTCTTCCAAGGCCGCATCTTCGTGGTGGCGGACGTGATGCACCCCAGGATGCGGGAAAAGGTGGACGTCTGGCTTCCCGACCGGGCCACGGCGGTGCGCTTCGGCCGCCGCTGGGTGGCGCTGGAGGTGGTGGAGTACCCCCGGCGCTAG
- a CDS encoding DAK2 domain-containing protein — protein MRSWAPGELAEAFRYATDWFRVYVEELNALNVYPVPDGDTGTNMHLTLQSARRELDLADTSQMAEVARAIAYGSLLGARGNSGVILSQILKGFAEALRKKEALDPPTLVEALRLGAETGYKAVMKPVEGTILTVARAAGEGARGDTLEAVLTSALQAAREALARTPELLPVLKQAGVVDAGGAGYVRFLEGIQGYALKLPLPEPPKVERYAQTAFATEVFGYCTEFLMEGVEVPIEKIREVVAPFGDSLLVVGAEGYVKGHIHTDDPDGLLSAVARFGRMVRTKVEDMTEQHTEILAMAGASEVPPPPTGLVAVALGHGVARVFRSLGARVVAGGQTQNPSVEDLLSAIRSVPSPKVILLPNNPNVFLAAEEAAKLAKEAGKEVYVLKTRTLGQGLAAAVRYLPEAEPEELLPEMEEAAKGATTLEVTWASRDAEVDGVRVLKDKPIGLLDGKLVLVGETPEEVLEGLVRLAQEGKEVLTLFLGPNTPKEKAEEVAQRFPELAVEILPGGPDLYAYLGVLE, from the coding sequence GGAAGAGCTCAACGCCTTGAACGTCTACCCGGTGCCCGATGGGGACACAGGCACCAACATGCACCTAACCCTGCAGTCCGCCCGGCGGGAGCTGGACCTGGCCGACACCTCCCAGATGGCGGAGGTGGCCCGGGCCATCGCCTATGGGAGCCTCTTGGGGGCCCGGGGGAATAGCGGGGTCATCCTTTCCCAGATCCTCAAGGGCTTCGCCGAGGCCCTTCGCAAAAAGGAGGCCCTGGACCCTCCCACCCTGGTGGAAGCCCTGCGCCTGGGGGCGGAAACGGGCTACAAGGCGGTGATGAAGCCCGTGGAGGGGACCATCCTCACCGTGGCCCGGGCGGCGGGGGAGGGGGCCAGGGGGGATACCCTCGAGGCCGTCCTCACCTCCGCCCTTCAGGCGGCCCGGGAAGCCTTGGCCCGCACCCCAGAGCTCCTTCCCGTGCTCAAGCAGGCGGGGGTGGTGGACGCCGGGGGGGCGGGGTACGTGCGCTTTTTGGAGGGCATTCAAGGCTATGCCCTAAAGCTCCCCCTCCCCGAGCCCCCCAAGGTGGAGCGCTACGCCCAGACCGCCTTCGCCACGGAGGTGTTCGGCTACTGCACCGAGTTCCTCATGGAGGGGGTAGAGGTCCCCATAGAGAAGATCCGGGAGGTGGTGGCGCCCTTTGGGGACTCCCTCTTGGTGGTGGGGGCGGAGGGCTACGTGAAGGGGCACATCCACACCGACGACCCCGATGGCCTTCTCTCCGCCGTGGCCCGCTTTGGCCGCATGGTGCGGACCAAGGTGGAGGACATGACCGAGCAACACACGGAGATCCTGGCCATGGCCGGGGCCTCCGAGGTGCCCCCGCCCCCCACGGGCCTGGTGGCCGTGGCCTTGGGCCATGGGGTGGCCCGGGTCTTCCGCAGCCTAGGGGCGCGGGTGGTGGCGGGGGGGCAGACGCAAAACCCTAGCGTGGAGGACCTGCTTTCCGCCATCAGGAGCGTGCCGAGCCCCAAGGTGATCCTCCTGCCCAACAACCCCAACGTCTTCCTGGCGGCGGAGGAGGCGGCCAAGCTAGCGAAGGAGGCGGGCAAGGAGGTGTACGTCCTCAAGACCCGTACCCTGGGCCAGGGGTTGGCGGCGGCGGTGCGCTACCTCCCTGAGGCGGAGCCCGAGGAGCTCCTTCCCGAGATGGAGGAGGCGGCCAAGGGGGCTACTACCCTCGAGGTCACCTGGGCGAGCCGGGATGCGGAGGTGGATGGGGTTAGGGTCCTCAAGGACAAGCCCATCGGCCTTCTGGACGGGAAGCTCGTCCTGGTGGGGGAAACGCCGGAGGAGGTCTTGGAGGGCCTCGTGCGCCTGGCCCAGGAGGGGAAGGAGGTCCTCACCCTCTTCCTCGGCCCCAACACCCCCAAGGAGAAGGCGGAGGAGGTGGCCCAGAGGTTCCCCGAGCTTGCGGTGGAGATCCTGCCGGGGGGGCCGGACCTCTACGCCTACCTGGGGGTCTTAGAGTAG